Genomic window (Nicotiana sylvestris chromosome 7, ASM39365v2, whole genome shotgun sequence):
GGGTGGTCAACTGAacacccttcgccgaaaaattatactGTATAAGGTAAACTATTACTTGTTTTTTATTAAAAATAGACTTTGAACACCCTTGCATAGCTCATTGGCAAAGGGTGTTAAAAATTTGAACACCCTTATTGAATTTCCTGGCTTCGCCACTGGCTCCAGCATCTTAGAACATCCAGTATACCCCGAGGCATTACCCACATGATCCCTTTCAGATTAATGAAAATCCTCCATATTTGCTCTGTAATCCTACAGTGCAAAAAAAAAATGGTTGATTGTCTCAGTTTCTTCACCACATAGGTAGCATCGGGAGCATAGTTGAAAGCCTCTCAGAAAGAAAATCTGCTTGACGTTGCTGGAGAAAACCCTTGGAAGGTGGTGTAGCTAGATGGAAAAGTTAGGAGATCTTAACCTTGGGAAAGGTGACTGGGAGCATCCTGCAAACTTGATTTCGCCGTACtaaaaagataataaagaaataTCGGTGCCAACATTTTTTGAATTGAAAAAACTTTTACATGATTCTAGATGTTTACATTAACTATATTATGATTAAAATATTAGGATATACTGCAAAAAATAATGCACCATCACATTCCAAAACTCTTTGTTATTAATAGGTGACATCTAGATGCCCAGCATTGTGCAACATGGCATAGACCAAATACCTTTTATCAGTAATCTGACCCCAAAGGCGATTTGTTTCATATGCGAGCGATGGATCTTTCTCCAAAAGTTTTGCTATCAACCCACTTCTGTAGCTCTCAAAAGATTTATCATCGAGGTCGTCCTGTCAATTGAAAAATGTTCAATAATGTGCCTGAAATTAAACATCGCCAAATTGCAGCCGTGCAAACATCAGAAACACTTTCCTATTCATCCCATCCCAGTACCCAATGAATAACGTAAATTAAGATTCAAGTATATAACCTTGGGACATATCCTAGTCATGAATAGCATTAGGCATATGCAAAGTCTCTGATCAACAACTAAACAATTCAATCCTACCTAGGAAGTTTCAGATCCTATATAACTTAGTTCATCTTAGCCATAATCCTTATTGTGCACACATGAATTCCTAATTCCAAAACATCCTCAAACAGCAGCACTTGCTACTAATATCCTACTCCATGCAACATATATCTCAACACAATGTACAATTTGGTATTTCAAAACatgtgttatgaaccatcttctgCTTTTCGAAAAGGTATTATGACAAAACCCAAAGCAGCAGAAGAGGCAAGTAGTTAAATAAAGCATAGAGCTACTCACGAAACTCAAACCAAAACTAAAGTTTAAGCTTACCAACAACTCTTTCACACCATCTATGAAGTTGTCAATCCTCCCTTGTAAGTAGACAGGATCATAGTCAGATGACTGAACACGGAAACAGAACCCCATTATGCGATATGTTACACGTGCACTACAGTCAACAACATAACCAAGCTGCTCCTTTGTCCTATTTCAGAGTAGAAAAGGTAGATTCAATCAAGTGACAGTCCTTAAGGTAGAAGTCCATAACTGCAAACAGATTATGGACATGTTTGCTGGTTCACACATAACCAGGATAAAAGCACACATAAAAAATGTTCTCAAAGATACAGGAAGCGActgaaaataaaaaagataacCTAAAATTAATATAACATAAGAACACTTGAAGATGAGTCACTCAGAGTGTATAAGAGGTAATGAAATATGATGAACACGTCCAGAAAAGGTCCAATTGGAAAATATCAAAGATGCATGGAAGGAAAATACTTGACCACCAGAGAGGCATAAGGTGGGTCAGGATTCAAAGGAACTATAGATAATTCCAGGCAAAGCATGTATAACGGATTCAAAGGAACTATAGAAAATTCCAGGTAAAGCATGTATAACAATATGGCTTCCACATAAAGCATGTCAGACTCACAGAATATGAGTTGAAACACTTATCACAAGAAAGTTGTATTTAATTTACTCTCTCACTATTAAGGACGGTTTGGAGCTTGAGAAGAATCAAACGATACACCTGCAATATCAGTACGTATTGAAGCCTCAACAGGTGGTCATACAAGAGAGAACAGTCTCATTATACCTTAGCTGATTAAAAAGTGGCTCCTCCACAAATTCATCAAAGAGATCTGTTACTGCTTTTAATTTTATCAAGGAAGTGTCTTCTTCAGGTTCAATCTGAAAATACAGCTGCAGACAAAAAAAGCATAGATCACATGATTCATCGGATTTATGGAGGAACCAAAAAgactgaaaagaaaagagagaaagagaattAAAAGAAGAGAAGGATGCATAAAAAATCATGTTTAATTACCTCAACCACAGAGTTTGTTTCCAGTTTATTTTTTACTCTGATATCTCTGACTAGGTCGGCTGCGGCTGGAAGACACATGACATACTCTTTATGCCTCATCTCAGATGGTAGCGGTTGTGCAGAGAAATTACTTCTAAAAATGTTTGATATGTTTAGTGCTTCTTCCTCCAGCAAATTGCCATGACAAAGGCCCTCAATATACAGCTGCAAAAATAGAGAGGTTAGTGACAAATGATTTGCCCTCTAGACTCTTCATTTTTATGACATCTGTCACAAGGCACGAAATGAGTGATCGTGTGAAGTGCAACCTGTGTACAACCCCGCATCAGCCAATAAACAGTCAAACTAAAAGGTGGATTATCATTTTCTGCCAGACTCAAAGTAAGTATTCGTAATATTTCTCTTCCATTTGCTGGACATCCTTATCGATTCTAGCAAACATGCAGCTACCGTAGTTAATGTCATACCCCAGCCTTAGCAGAGGGCCTTCTTTAGATTTACCATTCTgcttgtgatttttatttttctcataAACTCCATAGACCTCTCATCTTCATAGATGAAAGAACACCAAAAGACCAAATGATTTCATTTCCAGCTTGTGGATCCTCCAGTTACCAGATATGTCCCTTGTAAATATCAATAACCTAGAAATACATAACTTGTAATGTTCCTTGCCAACAGAATTTTTCAGTAACAAAGAGCTAAAGGTGTAGCATGCAACAACAGGGAACTAATCAAAGTGTCGATCAGTAGTTGCATGGTAAAATGCTAAAAACTGTTGCGTCGATGTAACTGGCTAAATCCATTGGTCTTTATTAGAATTTGCAATAAATAGTACATTCAGTCATATCTTTTGGTAAGTAACCTTGAGTATTATTTCTCAGCTCATTTATCCATTGTGAGTCATTTCGAGGCAACAATTAGCCAAGAAACATGATACCGAAACCTTTATCCTATCTTTTGCAGTTTTGCTTAATCTAAGAACATACAACGTGCCTTCGCCTTCAACTATTGCATATATACACAACCATTCACTAATAAcatcattaaaaaaaaataaggctCTTAAAAAGGTCAAGGCCTTCACATATAACTGTCAATTACAATTTACAGATCACTTAAAGATATTAAACTTTAACTGGCATACCTGGGAAAGAAGCTCTGGAATGAAAGCTTTCAGCTCAGCGAGAGTCAGGTCATTTAACAAGAGCAACTTCTCTTCCACGTTCCAGAAGCTCTGACACAAGACTTGCAATCGCAGGTATGATGAATGATTCAATGGTTTCATGTTAGTGTTCTTCAAAGTTCTTTCCATATCTTCCTTGATAACCTGTCAAACTTCACCCTTATTGCAAGAAGCCAAGAAATAAAACACCTAAATCTCATTTAGAGCAAAATCATTATCACAGACAGCGAATGTATGCTCAAGCATGCAACACATTTAGCTTATGCTAAAGATACTAAACAGTTACTGTTGCAAAGAAGCCAGAAAGGTCTTCAGCAACAAAGACAGGCTTTAAACATAGAAGCCCATTCAACATGCGCCTGACTGTCCACAATGCTCCATTTAAGCACATCTTCGTCcaatattatataaataatttGAAATTAAAAATATAAGGTACTACATTTCTCAATATTTTTTACCGGCATATAAATCTCTAACAACACTAAAAGATTCCTAAAAATATTGAACCAAAAACATACTAACATGACTAAAACTTATTCCCAACTAATTGGTATCGCCTATAAAGATCTTTTTTGTTTCATTGAGCCCTATTTTTTGCTAAGTTTGCATGGATCAGGAGAAAAGCCTTTCTAGGAACTCCCCAAAGACACCCCTTCATTAGAAAAGTTAGGGAAAACATAACAACAATCTGGACACAGTTTCCAAACGCTACCTTTACACACACATTCAAAAATTGAAACATTCACTAAGAGGAGAGTGAACGAGCAAGTTAAAATGAAAGAGCCAAGGATCATCAAAGAGCCATCCTTTCACTACTCAAGAATAGAGTATAGAAGAAATGGAAACCTTTCCACATTTTCTTCCTTCAACTATacccacacaaaaaaaaaacatcatTTCGTTTTGTTTCTGATGGGTAAACAGCGACGCAAAAATTCAGTAATTGAAGTGAATTTCAGGAAAACTCTTTTGCCACATCCCTTTATATTTCTGTCCCCCATATTCTCAAAGAACAGCAACAATAAATGACGAGAAACATAAGATCCAAGCAAAAGAAcaagcaaaattgaagaaaacataaatcaAAAGAAGCATGTTCAAAGCATTCACATATACCATGAAGCGATCATCCCTGGGCAAAAATGATTTTGTCATTGCCAAAACCTTCGATAAAAGAACCGGAAGCTTATCACTGAAGCCATAGACCTTAAGTTCCAACTTGTCACCATATAGAGAAACAGAAGTTTCCAATTTAGCCACACTAGCCTGCATTTAGATGCAACAACAGCCAAATACCACGAAGGAATATTAATAATTCAACAACTAAAAATACCACTATTAAGAGAAATTTGATGGTATTACATCTGTTCTTAGTAGTTCTTATGTAATTGAGCAATTTAGAAGTTGTTCATATTTGTAGAAGGGAACAATCAAGTAAATAACCTGATATATAATCTCATTCAGCTCGTCTTTTAGAAGGTGAATAAATAATTCAGTCAGCAAGGCATTCTTCAAATTACCGTAACCCCCTCTTAGTGTGATACGGAAATATGTATTGGCACGAGGAAGCTTAAATGTCTTATCTAGCTTGTACCAGATCTTCATCAGAGGCTCCTCAAGTATGCATCGTGGTTTAGCGTTTTTCGAATCACAGTTAGCCTTCTCAGCACGTATTGAAAAATCAGATGGAATAAACTCATTCTTCGCAGGCAAATGTAAGCAGACACTAATTTCGTCAGGGTCCTTCCACAATTCAAACAGAGAAGATGGAATATCTTCCTCCACATATCGTGATCCAAACCATGGTTCCTGCTGAACATCTGAGAGAGAAAGGAGGACATTAAGAACCACAAAGAAAAGGGGCAAACCCAGAAAGAATAAAAGAGACAATTCAGTGTATAAGTTATggctttctttttttcaaaatgggGAGGGGGAAGGAATGGAAAGGAGAACGGGTATAAACATGAAGCTGTGTCCCAGAAACAAAATGGAGTGCAAGCTGAGGTGCCTCTGGAGTTCTGCTCATTCGACTAAAAATTAAATGTGTCCAATGCATGCATCAGCAGTACAGGATAGATATATATTATCAGATACAAAACACAATAAGAGAACAAGTGCTTTCACCAAAGATCACATTGTTGCACATGAAGTGAAGTTTTACTTGCAAACTTTATCTGAATACGATATGTAGGGCGGGGAAGTGGATCAGTTATCTGCAAAAGCCCAACTTATtgcatcttctttatcaaatCCAGTAATGCAAATTTCATATCTTGGAGCAAGTCTAATGATACATTTTCTTGGAAACATATTTGGAAAAGTAGTACAGCTCTGAGGTTCAAATTCTGATACGGACAGCATATACTGGGATAATTTGATTTTGGTATAATCTTCAATTCGGAGGATTCAGATTAGCAAACTGATTCTTActtatcaaaaataaaacaaaataaaaaactgAATCTTTGTAAGAAAGAGGAGGATCAGCTAATCATCTTTTGAATGTTCTACCATCTTTTATGGCATAGAACCTAACATCATAAGCCTTGAAGAGCAGAGCTTTGAAGACAGTTTGATTTGCCTGACTGGGGTCTACCGAATAAAAGATATAGAGGATTTTTCGAAAAAAGAATCTTTACCATTTACAGCATGATATCCATTTAGATTATCCTCTTGGGTTAAGAAACCTTCTGATCAAGGAGCTGATGAGCTTTCCAATTTCATTTGAACTCTTCTTTATTATTCCCCCCACCTCTTTTGAATGCTTTACATGCACTATTTTAGTTGCAGTTTTTCATATCAATGCATATCCCGCATTATCATGACATAAAATAAACTAATGGAAATTACACAAAAGAGCTCAAATCACAACAAATTCCAGGCAAATCCTTCTTCCAGTCAATTGAATCAATACTCTAAGCTATAACCTGAAGAAAGTATCACCAGACACCTTTTTAAACCCTATGTCTACACTTTTTCTTGATAACAGAATTCGGTACCAAAGCTATCTTTTACAGGACAAACATGCTACTTTAAACTTGAAGTACTAAGAAAAATGAGTTGTGGAAGTTACCATCTGACTTCTGAAAAGACTTCGTTACAATGTCAACTCTCATGTTCTCGGGCCTGAAGAAATCTAAAACATACTTTATAAACTCTGGATCCCAAAGATCATATGCATAGTCACCATAAATGACATGCTTGGGAGGATAAACAAGCAAACCCTCTGCAACAAAGAAACTATATTAGCAGATACGAGAAATATGATTGAGATACAGAAGACTTCCGATGTTACACATCAGACCCTACTAtataaagaaggaaaaggatgaAAGAGATTCTGAACAACTTCCCAcagataaaataaaaagtttgTTGCAGACAACCAACTACTCTGCAACCCCCATCAAAAGGGTGAGCATACTCTCTTTTTTTTCCCTGAGATAACTATCGTGTTTGGCCTTGCTTGCTCGAACCTTGATTATTCCATCCTCCTGCTAGTAGCATGCACTCATACTTCTGTCTCTTTTAGTCAAGGTAGAAttctaaaggaaagagttcaaagCTAATCTCCATTTCTTCTTGAACCCTATGGGCTATGGGAAACGAAGGAGACTTCTCCTTGTCATAAATGAAATATTCAAAGTAAAGTTTTCGGCTAACCAATTGTGCTTAAACGGTTGCTCCAAACCCCTCACCTTCAACTGCTTACCTCATGTTATCCTAAAATTTCTTGAGATTTGTACACCCTATGTCGATGCACGTGTTAATACATTCTTCATTTCATTCAACATTACCCGATATAACCCACTTTGTATACAATTTGTAAAAGAACAGATTGATTTTTCTATGTCCTCTTTTCCCCTCTCTAACCGCCACACAAATCTGGAAAATTCTAGACAAGCAGCGAATTCATCCGTGTTTTTGCATTCGGATTAGGAGGGGAAGTCTTGGAATCTCCATTGTTAAAATCTTTTAGTTCATATCTTCAAAGTTGAATCTGAAAATTGTGAGTCCTATTGATTGTTAGTTGAAAAACTTGATTTGTTCTTGTGTTTGGAGCTCAAATCATGGTTAGAGTATTGATCTTGTAAGATTTGGGAAGTGAAAATCAGATTGAAAAGTAACCAACCGTTGTTGAACAAGCTTGAAGAAGTGGGATTGAATTTCAAAACCGATTTTTGTGTGAAATTTCAAGCAGGTGTTGTTTAGACTTGTTGAAAATAGTCTAACGAGGTTGTCTACAAAATTTCAAGTCCTTTCATGAAGATTTAGACTGATTTTGAAGAGGGGGAGCCTTGGCAtaattggtaaagttgttgccatgtgaccacGAGGCCACgagttcaagccgtggaaacagcctcttgcagaaatgcaggtaaggttgcgtacaatagaccattgtggtccggcccttctccGGACCCTGCGCATAGCagaagcttagtgcaccggaccGCCTTTTTTTTTATTAGACtgattttgaacaagaattgccaCTGAACTCGAAGAAGTTCATCTATACAGCTAGCAACGtgttatacacttttatacaatttcatgcattttatacaatgttgtttttATTGGTTACACTTTTATACAAGGTAGATACATTATTTAAATATGTGTAAATACATTATAATAATGTATAAGGGTGTATAAACACTGTTGCAAAAAAATGTTGGTTATGCTTATGTAAACGAAAATATGCTATGTTGCAAACTCTCCAAAATTAATGTCTcacccgtgtcggatcctccaaaaatacactaTTTTTAGAGGATCCAACCGCACCCGGCAATATTTTTGAAGAGTCCGAGCAACAAAGAAATATGCAGCGACATGGGTGCAAAGTGTTGTTTTGAGCTGTATATTTTTAAAAATCTCCTAAATATCTTTGCTAATGTCTTTTTATAAGTAAAATTTCTTTACTGATGTTTCCTTTCCAGAAGTAAGATATTCTAGGAAACATTTCTCTTGTGCTATTTAATGGATACTTTGAGTTGGTGAGAACACTATATGAGAGTGCTTACTGCTTAGAACACATATgtagaaggaaaaaaaattatttaaaagaaaaaaagaatagaTTTAGCAACATGCAACAGTTTGAATTAACCAactgtcaatttcaatattataGAGAGCAGAAAGAGACTCAGAAAATACACAAGGAAAGGTAGATAACCTGCAAGTTCTGCAGCATAATCATCTTGAGGTTGCTCCTCCGCGTATCTAAATTCCACATTTGCAGTATCTTGGAGTTCCTTGAATATCCACTCTTGAGGAGAATTTTGACGTAGGAGCTTGAGGTATTGATAGACAAAGCCAATGATCTCAAAGATCTGTATAAAAGAAATATTTACATATTAATATTAATGCCACCAATCAAGACAAATATAGATGATTATGCACTCCTAAAGATATAGTTGTAGGTTACTAAAATTAGTGGAGATGATGAGAAAGCTACAGTTTCAGGCATCTGAAAGAGTATCGATTCAATCTCATTTAACTTGGGAAGGTTTATAGTTTAGTGGTACCTGTGAGAATTTCCTTCATAATAAGTGTGGGTTCAATTCTTACTGTCCCCTTTCTGCTTGCCCCTTCCTCTATCCCCTTGTGTAATAGAATAAAATAGTTATAAGAGAGCCAAtggttttttgtttttgtttttttttttattttattttatttttttgatgaaAAGGTATAAGTTTCGTTGAAGAGCGAATGTTAAGCCCATAAGGTCTAACGTATCCACACACTAAAGGTGTGTCGCAAGAATGCAAATGTTAAGATGGATGTGCGGTCAGACAAGCTTACACAAGATTAGAAATGATCACATAGTGGACGGTACAAGAGCACACATGGGATAAAATGATAAACTATCTAAAGTGGAAAATTTGTCGTCGTTTATTTTGATAATATACTTATTTATAGCAAGGAtgaatattaagatgtgtattaagaacTAAATATTAAATGATTAAGACTGTTTTTCaacatctgaatgtataaaatttatctttatttaaaattaataaacataaaatactaattaatgtAATATTCtgtcaataatatatatatacacacacatatacatatatattcctTGAGCCGAGTGTCTATCGGAAACCACCTCTCTATCTctataaggtaggggtaaggtctacgtacacactactctccccagaccccatttatgGAATTACACTGGATTTGTTGTTGTATCTAAAGTGGGAATAAAGGCCCTAAAACTAGGATCC
Coding sequences:
- the LOC104229059 gene encoding nardilysin-like isoform X2, with protein sequence MAVGGGRTLTADDLVEKSPHDKRLYRYMQLPNGLCALLVHDPDIYPDGLPEHSENENNESEEDEGSEDEDEEETEDSDFDEEESDGADEEDSEVKDKGSKGASQKKAAAAMCVRMGSFVDPYDAQGLAHFLEHMLFMGSTEFPDENEYDSYLSKRGGCSNAYTETEHTCYHFEVKRDCLKGALRRFSQFFVSPLVKAEAMEREVQAVDSEFNQVLQNDSCRLQQLQCHTSTPGHPFNRFFWGNKKSLADAVERGVNLREQILKLYHDNYHGGSMKLVIIGGESLDILESWVLELFSSVKKGPLVNPDGRTELPIWRVGKLYWLEAVKDVHILDLSWTLRSLRKGYLKKAEDYLAHLLGHEGKGSLLFSLKARGLVTSISAGVGDEGMHCSSFAYIFGMSIHLTDSGLEKIFEIIGFVYQYLKLLRQNSPQEWIFKELQDTANVEFRYAEEQPQDDYAAELAEGLLVYPPKHVIYGDYAYDLWDPEFIKYVLDFFRPENMRVDIVTKSFQKSDDVQQEPWFGSRYVEEDIPSSLFELWKDPDEISVCLHLPAKNEFIPSDFSIRAEKANCDSKNAKPRCILEEPLMKIWYKLDKTFKLPRANTYFRITLRGGYGNLKNALLTELFIHLLKDELNEIIYQASVAKLETSVSLYGDKLELKVYGFSDKLPVLLSKVLAMTKSFLPRDDRFMVIKEDMERTLKNTNMKPLNHSSYLRLQVLCQSFWNVEEKLLLLNDLTLAELKAFIPELLSQLYIEGLCHGNLLEEEALNISNIFRSNFSAQPLPSEMRHKEYVMCLPAAADLVRDIRVKNKLETNSVVELYFQIEPEEDTSLIKLKAVTDLFDEFVEEPLFNQLRTKEQLGYVVDCSARVTYRIMGFCFRVQSSDYDPVYLQGRIDNFIDGVKELLDDLDDKSFESYRSGLIAKLLEKDPSLAYETNRLWGQITDKRITEQIWRIFINLKGIMWVMPRGILDVLRCWSQWRSQEIQ
- the LOC104229059 gene encoding nardilysin-like isoform X1; amino-acid sequence: MAVGGGRTLTADDLVEKSPHDKRLYRYMQLPNGLCALLVHDPDIYPDGLPEHSENENNESEEDEGSEDEDEEETEDSDFDEEESDGADEEDSEVKDKGSKGASQKKAAAAMCVRMGSFVDPYDAQGLAHFLEHMLFMGSTEFPDENEYDSYLSKRGGCSNAYTETEHTCYHFEVKRDCLKGALRRFSQFFVSPLVKAEAMEREVQAVDSEFNQVLQNDSCRLQQLQCHTSTPGHPFNRFFWGNKKSLADAVERGVNLREQILKLYHDNYHGGSMKLVIIGGESLDILESWVLELFSSVKKGPLVNPDGRTELPIWRVGKLYWLEAVKDVHILDLSWTLRSLRKGYLKKAEDYLAHLLGHEGKGSLLFSLKARGLVTSISAGVGDEGMHCSSFAYIFGMSIHLTDSGLEKIFEIIGFVYQYLKLLRQNSPQEWIFKELQDTANVEFRYAEEQPQDDYAAELAEGLLVYPPKHVIYGDYAYDLWDPEFIKYVLDFFRPENMRVDIVTKSFQKSDDVQQEPWFGSRYVEEDIPSSLFELWKDPDEISVCLHLPAKNEFIPSDFSIRAEKANCDSKNAKPRCILEEPLMKIWYKLDKTFKLPRANTYFRITLRGGYGNLKNALLTELFIHLLKDELNEIIYQASVAKLETSVSLYGDKLELKVYGFSDKLPVLLSKVLAMTKSFLPRDDRFMVIKEDMERTLKNTNMKPLNHSSYLRLQVLCQSFWNVEEKLLLLNDLTLAELKAFIPELLSQLYIEGLCHGNLLEEEALNISNIFRSNFSAQPLPSEMRHKEYVMCLPAAADLVRDIRVKNKLETNSVVELYFQIEPEEDTSLIKLKAVTDLFDEFVEEPLFNQLRTKEQLGYVVDCSARVTYRIMGFCFRVQSSDYDPVYLQGRIDNFIDGVKELLDDLDDKSFESYRSGLIAKLLEKDPSLAYETNRLWGQITDKRYMFDMSEKEAEELRSIQKSDLVEWYHTYLRRPSPKCRRLSVRVWGCNADWKDADSPVASVQAIKDLTAFKKSAKFYPSLC
- the LOC104229059 gene encoding nardilysin-like isoform X3 — translated: MMLRVSHIFLNTCYSWEALNFQMKMSYLSKRGGCSNAYTETEHTCYHFEVKRDCLKGALRRFSQFFVSPLVKAEAMEREVQAVDSEFNQVLQNDSCRLQQLQCHTSTPGHPFNRFFWGNKKSLADAVERGVNLREQILKLYHDNYHGGSMKLVIIGGESLDILESWVLELFSSVKKGPLVNPDGRTELPIWRVGKLYWLEAVKDVHILDLSWTLRSLRKGYLKKAEDYLAHLLGHEGKGSLLFSLKARGLVTSISAGVGDEGMHCSSFAYIFGMSIHLTDSGLEKIFEIIGFVYQYLKLLRQNSPQEWIFKELQDTANVEFRYAEEQPQDDYAAELAEGLLVYPPKHVIYGDYAYDLWDPEFIKYVLDFFRPENMRVDIVTKSFQKSDDVQQEPWFGSRYVEEDIPSSLFELWKDPDEISVCLHLPAKNEFIPSDFSIRAEKANCDSKNAKPRCILEEPLMKIWYKLDKTFKLPRANTYFRITLRGGYGNLKNALLTELFIHLLKDELNEIIYQASVAKLETSVSLYGDKLELKVYGFSDKLPVLLSKVLAMTKSFLPRDDRFMVIKEDMERTLKNTNMKPLNHSSYLRLQVLCQSFWNVEEKLLLLNDLTLAELKAFIPELLSQLYIEGLCHGNLLEEEALNISNIFRSNFSAQPLPSEMRHKEYVMCLPAAADLVRDIRVKNKLETNSVVELYFQIEPEEDTSLIKLKAVTDLFDEFVEEPLFNQLRTKEQLGYVVDCSARVTYRIMGFCFRVQSSDYDPVYLQGRIDNFIDGVKELLDDLDDKSFESYRSGLIAKLLEKDPSLAYETNRLWGQITDKRYMFDMSEKEAEELRSIQKSDLVEWYHTYLRRPSPKCRRLSVRVWGCNADWKDADSPVASVQAIKDLTAFKKSAKFYPSLC